One window from the genome of Sesamum indicum cultivar Zhongzhi No. 13 linkage group LG15, S_indicum_v1.0, whole genome shotgun sequence encodes:
- the LOC105178283 gene encoding histone H3.3 — MARTKQTARKSTGGKAPRKQLATKAARKSAPTTGGVKKPHRYRPGTVALREIRKYQKSTELLIRKLPFQRLVREIAQDFKTDLRFQSHAVLALQEAAEAYLVGLFEDTNLCAIHAKRVTIMPKDIQLARRIRGERA; from the exons ATGGCCCGTACCAAACAAACTGCTCGTAAGTCCACTGGAGGAAAGGCTCCCAGGAAGCAACTTGCAACAAAG GCTGCCCGTAAATCTGCCCCAACCACTGGTGGGGTGAAGAAGCCTCATCGTTACCGCCCTGGTACAGTTGCTCTTCG TGAAATTCGCAAGTATCAGAAGAGTACTGAACTCTTGATTAGGAAGTTGCCTTTCCAGAGGCTTGTCCGTGAAATAGCTCAGGACTTCAAG ACTGATCTACGTTTCCAGAGCCATGCTGTTTTGGCGCTTCAGGAGGCTGCTGAGGCCTACCTTGTGGGTCTCTTTGAGGACACTAACTTGTGTGCCATCCATGCTAAGCGTGTCACCATAATGCCAAAAGACATCCAGCTAGCTCGCAGGATTAGAGGCGAGCGAGCCTAA
- the LOC105178282 gene encoding protein SCAI has translation MSKEELVPKTFRALVESAERKFARVRDAPLHPFCGSGPQYGHFYHKVFKAYMRLWKYQQENRAKLMESGLQRWEIGEIASRIGQLYFNQYLRTSEARFLLEAYIFYEAIFHRKYFEGSAKDRGVRFKELRFYARFLMVSLILNRTEMVKLLVEKFKELVDDSKVNFRDTNFKEWKLVVQEIVRFTKADPAFMNARPLRYTAMFDSYPASLPYVARFHAKRLLKFRDALLTSYRKNEVKFAELTLDTFRMLQCLEWEPTGSFYQKHPVESRENGVLADHSITSGLIDINLMADMTDPNLPPNPKKAILYRPSVTQLLAVIATVCEELPPDSVMLIYLSTSGNSCHCSNSQTENSGTSRKCTVHSAPANSYHEQRNGFGENHITTKAASNQYFENYLLLGPSKNGGPNILFPGDIIPFTRRPLFLIIDSDNSHAFKVLHGAERGEPAALFLSPLRPSFKNQSGVDVAQHGSQFTFFLAAPLQAFCQLVDRNFTSDDMEIYDTTESIIATAFSKWEEILCTSTDLDLVWAQLLCDPFLRRLILRFIFCRAVLTLFSLREKGDRYFPVCIPELPNSVAVDSKAVQPAISQLASHLKVTDCFSFS, from the exons ATGTCTAAAGAAGAATTAGTTCCGAAGACATTCCGCGCTCTGGTGGAGAGCGCGGAGCGGAAATTCGCGCGGGTACGCGACGCGCCGCTGCATCCGTTCTGCGGGAGCGGGCCGCAGTACGGGCATTTCTACCACAAGGTTTTCAAGGCGTACATGCGGCTATGGAAGTATCAGCAGGAGAATCGGGCCAAATTGATGGAATCAGGGCTCCAGCGCTGGGAAATTGGGGAGATCGCTTCCAGAATCGGTCAGCTCTATTTCAACCAGTATTTGAGGACTAGCGAGGCGAGGTTTCTTCTCGAGGCGTACATATTTTACGAGGCGATTTTCCATAGAAAGTATTTTGAAGGTTCGGCCAAGGATCGAGGGGTTAGGTTTAAGGAATTAAGGTTTTATGCTAGGTTTTTGATGGTTTCTTTGATTCTGAATCGTACGGAAATGGTGAAGCTGCTCGTCGAAAAGTTTAAGGAGCTCGTCGACGACAGTAAAGTTAATTTCCGG GACACCAACTTCAAAGAATGGAAGCTGGTGGTGCAAGAAATTGTGCGGTTCACGAAAGCTGATCCAGCCTTCATGAATGCTAGACCACTGCGTTATACTGCAATGTTCGATTCATATCCAGCCTCACTCCCGTACGTGGCCCGGTTCCATGCTAAGAGACTTCTGAAGTTTAGAGATGCATTGCTGACAAGCTATCGCAAAAACGAG GTAAAATTTGCAGAACTGACTTTAGACACTTTCAGAATGCTGCAATGTTTGGAATGGGAACCTACTGGATCTTTCTACCAGAAACATCCTGTTGAATCAAGAGAAAATGGTGTATTGGCAGATCATTCTATTACTTCAGGATTGatagatataaatttgatgGCAGATATGACAGATCCAAATTTGCCTCCAAATCCTAAGAAAGCTATCCTGTACCGTCCATCTGTGACACAATTACTCGCT GTGATTGCAACAGTATGTGAGGAACTGCCACCAGATAGTGTTATGCTAATATACTTGTCGACGTCAG GGAATTCTTGTCATTGTAGTAATTCTCAAACGGAGAACTCTGGAACATCAAGAAAATGTACCGTGCACAGTGCCCCTGCCAACAGCTATCATGAACAGAGGAATGGTTTTGGTGAAAATCATATTACAACTAAGGCTGCCtcaaatcaatattttgagaattatTTGTTGTTAGGTCCAAGTAAAAATGGAG GTCCAAATATCCTCTTCCCTGGTGATATAATTCCTTTTACGAGAAGGCCCCTTTTCCTGATCATAGATAGTGATAATAGCCATGCATTCAAG GTTCTACATGGAGCAGAAAGGGGTGAACCTGCTGCCTTATTTCTTTCCCCCTTGAGGCCTTCATTCAAGAATCAAAGTGGTGTTGATGTCGCGCAGCATGGGAGTCAGTTTACCTTCTTCCTGGCTGCTCCTTTACAGGCTTTCTGCCAATTAGTTGATCGTAACTTTACCAGTGATGACATG GAGATATATGACACCACGGAAAGCATTATTGCCACTGCTTTCTCTAAGTGGGAGGAGATTCTCTGTACTTCAACTGACCTGGATTTGGTTTGGGCTCAACTTCTGTGTGATCCATTTCTACGGCGGCTTATTCTTAG ATTTATTTTCTGCCGTGCTGTACTCACTCTGTTTAGCTTACGAGAGAAAGGCGACCGATATTTTCCTGTTTGCATTCCTGAACTCCCCAATTCAGTAGCTGTCGACTCCAAAGCCGTGCAACCAGCAATCTCCCAACTTGCAAGTCATCTTAAGGTTACAGATTGTTTTAGCTTTTCATAA